A genome region from Microcella alkaliphila includes the following:
- the msrB gene encoding peptide-methionine (R)-S-oxide reductase MsrB — MSEQTTGKYQVEKTEDEWRAELGEERYQVLRQAGTERAWTGELLDESRAGLYTCGACGAELFQAGTKFDSGCGWPSFYESVRPEAVELLEDTSLGMVRTEVRCATCGSHLGHVFPDGFGTPTGDRYCMNSLALDFTPADDADPA; from the coding sequence ATGAGCGAGCAGACCACCGGCAAGTACCAGGTCGAGAAGACCGAAGACGAGTGGCGGGCTGAGCTCGGCGAAGAGCGCTACCAGGTGCTGCGCCAGGCCGGCACCGAGCGCGCCTGGACGGGCGAGCTGCTCGACGAGAGCCGCGCCGGCCTCTATACCTGCGGCGCGTGCGGGGCTGAGCTCTTTCAGGCCGGCACGAAGTTCGACTCGGGTTGCGGCTGGCCGAGCTTCTACGAGTCGGTGCGCCCCGAGGCCGTTGAGCTGCTCGAAGACACCTCCCTCGGCATGGTGCGCACCGAGGTGCGCTGCGCCACCTGCGGTTCGCACCTCGGGCACGTGTTCCCCGACGGGTTCGGCACGCCGACCGGCGACCGCTACTGCATGAACTCGCTCGCGCTCGACTTCACGCCGGCCGACGACGCCGACCCGGCCTAG
- a CDS encoding GNAT family N-acetyltransferase — translation MPEPSIEQKTWSHISADEFFDIAMLRTVVFYLEQQIDEPELDERDRDESTLHVWMRDDRGVVSYLRVIEDEHPDPAHGGARRLIGRVVTRADARGRGLALRLVEQVIAQFGDEPLALHAQSYIQPLYTRAGFEPIGDEYVEAGIPHVTMVRPPSGRTGDAALN, via the coding sequence GTGCCGGAACCTTCCATCGAGCAGAAAACATGGAGTCACATTTCGGCTGACGAGTTCTTCGACATCGCCATGCTGCGCACGGTCGTTTTCTACCTCGAGCAGCAGATCGACGAGCCGGAACTCGACGAGCGCGACCGCGACGAGTCGACGCTGCATGTGTGGATGCGGGACGATCGCGGCGTGGTCAGTTATCTGCGCGTCATCGAGGACGAGCATCCTGACCCCGCTCACGGCGGCGCGCGCCGCCTGATCGGGCGCGTCGTGACGCGGGCGGATGCTCGTGGTCGGGGCCTCGCGCTCCGTCTCGTCGAGCAGGTGATCGCCCAGTTCGGCGACGAGCCGCTCGCCCTGCACGCACAGTCCTACATCCAGCCCCTGTATACGCGAGCCGGCTTCGAGCCGATCGGCGACGAGTATGTGGAGGCGGGCATTCCGCACGTGACGATGGTCCGGCCTCCCAGCGGTCGAACAGGCGACGCGGCGTTGAATTAG